One segment of Pangasianodon hypophthalmus isolate fPanHyp1 chromosome 10, fPanHyp1.pri, whole genome shotgun sequence DNA contains the following:
- the LOC113538543 gene encoding D-aminoacyl-tRNA deacylase 2 isoform X1: MSGRMANGPSVNARVLLQQCLHAKLQVKPAEEDSEAEWVEINRGMVIYICFFKGATEDMIPKMVNTLLNVKLCETESGKYTSVVDLPGSVLIVPQATLGGKAKGKCMQYHYNIGKEDGQKLYVSFVTHCEKELSSSSKCTEAGTEVKHGTYGNRQVLKLDTNGPYTHLMEF, encoded by the exons atgTCAGGACGAATGGCGAACGGACCTTCAGTAAACGCCCGAGTGCTTCTTCAGcagtgtttacatgcaaagCTTCAAGTGAAACCTGCAGAAGAGGACTCTGAGGCAGAATGGGTCGAG ATTAATCGTGGAATGGTCATCTACATTTGCTTCTTCAAAGGTGCAACTGAAGATATGATCCCCAAAATGG TGAACACCCTCCTAAATGTAAAGCTGTGTGAGACTGAATCTGGGAAATACACTTCAGTTGTTGATCTGCCTGGCAGCGTCCTCATTGTACCTCAGGCAACACTGGGAGGGAAAGCGAAGGGCAAATGCATGCAGTACCACTACAACATTGGTAAAGAGGATGGCCAGAAGCTCTACGTCAGTTTTGTCACTCACTGTGAAAAGGAGCTGAGTTCGTCCTCAAAATGTACCGAGGCTGGCACAGAAGTCAAACATGGGACCTACGGCAACAGACAAGTCCTGAAACTGGATACGAATGGACCATATACTCATTTAATGGAGTTTTGA
- the LOC113538543 gene encoding D-aminoacyl-tRNA deacylase 2 isoform X2, with protein MANGPSVNARVLLQQCLHAKLQVKPAEEDSEAEWVEINRGMVIYICFFKGATEDMIPKMVNTLLNVKLCETESGKYTSVVDLPGSVLIVPQATLGGKAKGKCMQYHYNIGKEDGQKLYVSFVTHCEKELSSSSKCTEAGTEVKHGTYGNRQVLKLDTNGPYTHLMEF; from the exons ATGGCGAACGGACCTTCAGTAAACGCCCGAGTGCTTCTTCAGcagtgtttacatgcaaagCTTCAAGTGAAACCTGCAGAAGAGGACTCTGAGGCAGAATGGGTCGAG ATTAATCGTGGAATGGTCATCTACATTTGCTTCTTCAAAGGTGCAACTGAAGATATGATCCCCAAAATGG TGAACACCCTCCTAAATGTAAAGCTGTGTGAGACTGAATCTGGGAAATACACTTCAGTTGTTGATCTGCCTGGCAGCGTCCTCATTGTACCTCAGGCAACACTGGGAGGGAAAGCGAAGGGCAAATGCATGCAGTACCACTACAACATTGGTAAAGAGGATGGCCAGAAGCTCTACGTCAGTTTTGTCACTCACTGTGAAAAGGAGCTGAGTTCGTCCTCAAAATGTACCGAGGCTGGCACAGAAGTCAAACATGGGACCTACGGCAACAGACAAGTCCTGAAACTGGATACGAATGGACCATATACTCATTTAATGGAGTTTTGA
- the nubpl gene encoding iron-sulfur protein NUBPL, translating into MVFFQSCRKLSQVLKPNWASTGTVLWSCSNVRHLQPLSVGCKLHVRLKGSAAGERQQERQRAHMARGLPKQKPIAGVKEVIVVASGKGGVGKSTTAVNLALGLMANDRSKTVGLLDADVYGPSIPKLMNLRGNPELTDNNLMRPLMNFGIPCMSMGFLVEDTAPIVWRGLMVMSAIEKLLRQVDWGSLDYLVIDMPPGTGDVQLSITQNIPIAGAVIVSTPQDIALLDARRGAEMFRKVNVPVLGLVQNMSVFQCPQCNHQTHIFGSDGARELARALGVEVLGDIPLHLNIRETSDKGQPVVVSSPDSPEAEAYRRIASAVVRRLTEESS; encoded by the exons atggtattTTTTCAAAGCTGCAGAAAGCTTTCACAGGTGTTGAAGCCTAACTGGGCTTCCACTGGCACTGTGTTGTGGTCATGTAGTAATGTTAGACATCTTCAGCCTCTGTCAGTGGGCTGTAAACTTCATGTTCGTTTGAAG GGTTCAGCCGCTGGtgagagacagcaggagaggCAGAGGGCTCACATGGCACGTGGCCTTCCAAAGCAAAAGCCCATAGCAGGTGTTAAAGAGGTCATTGTTGTTGCTTCAGGAAAAGGAGGTGTTGGCAAATCTACCACAGCAG TAAATCTTGCTCTTGGACTTATGGCCAACGATCGG AGTAAGACGGTGGGTCTTTTAGATGCTGATGTTTATGGCCCCTCAATCCCAAAGCTGATGAacctcagaggaaacccagaaTTAACAGACA aCAACTTAATGAGACCCCTTATGAACTTTGGGATCCCTTG TATGTCCATGGGCTTCCTGGTTGAAGATACAGCACCCATTGTGTGGAGGGGTCTGATGGTCATGTCAGCCATTGAGAAGCTCCTCAGGCAG GTAGACTGGGGCTCTTTGGATTACTTAGTGATTGACATGCCTCCTGGAACAGGGGATGTACAACTTTCCATCACACAGAACATCCCGATAgcag GTGCTGTGATCGTGTCCACTCCACAGGACATCGCTTTGTTAGATGCACGCAGAGGTGCTGAGATGTTCCGTAAGGTTAACGTGCCG gtgcTTGGCTTGGTTCAAAACATGAGTGTTTTCCAGTGTCCTCAGTGCAACCATCAGACACACATCTTTGGCTCAGATGGAGCGAGAGAATTGGCACGTGCCCTTGGAGTAGAGGTTCTTG GTGACATTCCACTTCATTTGAACATCAGAGAGACATCAGACAAGGGTCAGCCCGTGGTTGTGTCCTCTCCTGACAGTCCTGAG GCTGAAGCATACAGAAGAATCGCCTCAGCAGTGGTGCGTCGCCTCACAGAGGAGTCCAGCTGA